The Miscanthus floridulus cultivar M001 unplaced genomic scaffold, ASM1932011v1 os_2021_1, whole genome shotgun sequence genome includes a window with the following:
- the LOC136534530 gene encoding uncharacterized protein encodes MPTLIAGPAAPSGGTYGGHSQRRHRRQRRLRGCGHRVLYVAHALSCSQRGRAIVRLWNVNLDAMFLPSGRQFPKRRRRHYGRIALVLDEAVAAVPSADVLRSYDGHYPDDETHVVGVVRAEKSNRIAMEKPPQHETTTAADKEEDHISKLPDDILVQILSLCPYRTLMSTVSVSTRWERLLSQLPDLTFCLSLPVDTTSKATPSEERVQSMARTLRRRCADHHTIKTLRLVYRKDVAMECRYADDMIALANATRLVLTPHVGMDKEFLPDADAGAWSLQLPPATVELQVLPFSYAVRPPRIHGADVSALRSLTLLGPTVVREDFPLAATVFPSLEDLHIGECTLAVSMSISSDTMPRLKHLRFTDVNVRTDDTKAAITVLADDLRTLRMSCYWYSQTESPSERLMFSCHYGFTAMFTKYSLFRLRAPKLAVFEWRCCYADEVHIEAVGRLSDVAIEVAAGRTRTPTPIGTEPKYVTIQQRDKLVTDILQGLMPGLQPRTWKDVMRKCMQRDDRWLCFEDTTSAYPATE; translated from the exons atgccgACTCTGATAGCCGGGCCTGCAGCTCCCAGCGGAGGCACCTACGGAGGGCACTCACAACGGAGGCACCGCCGGCAGCGTCGTCTCCGCGGGTGCGGCCACCGCGTCCTCTACGTCGCGCACGCGCTCTCCTGCAGCCAGCGCGGCCGCGCCATCGTCCGCCTGTGGAACGTTAATCTAGACGCCATGTTCCTGCCCAGCGGCCGTCAGTTcccgaagcggcggcggcggcactatGGGAGGATCGCCCTCGTGCTCGACGAGGCGGTCGCAGCGGTGCCGAGCGCGGATGTACTCCGGTCATACGACGGACACTATCCGGATGACGAGACTCACGTCGTCGGTGTCGTCAGG GCAGAGAAGAGCAACAGAATTGCAATGGAGAAGCCACCACAACACGAAACGACGACGGCAGCAGACAAGGAGGAGGACCATATCAGCAAGCTGCCGGACGACATTCTGGTCCAGATCCTGTCCTTGTGCCCCTACAGGACTCTCATGAGCACGGTGTCGGTTTCAACAAGGTGGGAGCGCCTCCTCTCCCAACTCCCGGACCTGACCTTCTGCCTGTCGTTGCCTGTGGACACGACGTCCAAGGCCACGCCGAGCGAGGAGCGCGTCCAGAGCATGGCGCGGACGCTTCGGCGCCGGTGCGCAGACCACCACACTATCAAGACGCTTCGTCTGGTTTACAGGAAGGACGTGGCCATGGAATGCCGGTACGCAGACGACATGATCGCGCTCGCCAACGCCACAAGGCTGGTTCTCACCCCCCACGTGGGTATGGACAAGGAGTTCTTACCTGACGCGGACGCCGGCGCCTGGTCCCTCCAGCTGCCACCCGCTACGGTCGAGCTGCAGGTGCTGCCGTTCTCGTACGCCGTGAGGCCACCGCGCATCCACGGCGCCGACGTCAGCGCCCTTCGGTCCCTGACGCTGCTGGGGCCCACGGTGGTGCGCGAGGACTTCCCGCTCGCCGCCACCGTGTTCCCGTCGCTGGAGGACCTGCACATCGGCGAGTGCACGCTCGCTGTCAGTATGAGCATCTCGTCGGACACCATGCCTCGCCTCAAACACCTCCGCTTCACCGACGTCAACGTGAGGACGGATGACACCAAAGCCGCCATCACCGTGCTCGCCGATGACCTGAGGACTCTCCGCATGTCATGCTATTGGTACAGCCAGACTGAATCGCCATCGGAGCGGCTGATGTTCTCGTGTCACTATGGCTTCACAGCCATGTTCACCAAATACTCGTTGTTCCGCTTACGCGCACCCAAACTGGCGGTGTTCGAGTGGCGATGCTGCTATGCTGACGAGGTGCACATTGAGGCCGTGGGCCGCCTCTCCGACGTCGCCATCGAGGTTGCCGCCGGTAGGACGCGGACGCCGACTCCAATTGGCACGGAACCCAAGTACGTGACAATACAACAACGTGACAAACTTGTGACCGATATCCTTCAAGGGCTTATGCCTGGGCTGCAGCCGCGCACCTGGAAAGATGTAATGAG GAAATGCATGCAACGTGATGACAGGTGGCTGTGCTTTGAAGACACAACAAGTGCTTACCCTGCTACCGAATGA